A region of Papilio machaon chromosome 22, ilPapMach1.1, whole genome shotgun sequence DNA encodes the following proteins:
- the LOC106712528 gene encoding tektin-2, whose translation MFFQDALYGFTETLSKIRYISDKLNAKVVEQVNDTQELVMLNNFMHESDEYLLKKCLQERMSDIASWRWVLQDLEKRVDETLDAIQHEREALHVVVQRINEEIHASTNFAKPGVLSPMIDFVEEAVMQELIFLRQQKKRFETVIPQVENLKVNLEKIKSKIQKEALQKCEAISVDEACWNTNKPDNYDNKKRKKKKSLSVVRWERRCSKLKDAGINTLRLAVVTRQKIRAARVELSIAAQAYGTRVDSAIRRRLHANIIKLQDLEWQRHEAVRDLKSLDIELETTERSVLNTMDRRKLVEGRLNERRLRPVEEQTADQVTYQLRMEQGKLKRFTNELRNNIDRIVSLQNRVKDTITHIDCYAEDIMHVVKLDRQRLQARSDEAITESNVTIMPEPSEPVQEPHRQMDFALEPIQEEDESYPVLDL comes from the exons atgtttttccaaGATGCTCTATATGGTTTTACGGAGACCTTATCTAAAATCAGGTACATAAGTGACAAGTTAAATGCGAAGGTCGTGGAACAAGTCAATGATACCCAAGAATTGGTGATGTTGAACAATTTCATGCACGAGTCCGATGAGTATTTACTCAAGAAATGTTTGCAGGAAAG aatgtcAGACATTGCTTCATGGCGATGGgtgttacaagatcttgagAAACGTGTTGATGAAACTCTAGATGCCATCCAGCATGAAAGAGAGGCGCTGCATGTTGTAGTACAAAGGATAAACGAAGAAATACACGCGTCAACTAACTTTGCAAAACCCGGTGTGTTAAGTCCAATGATCGATTTTGTCGAGGAGGCTGTTATGCAG gAATTAATATTCCTACGACAACAAAAGAAGAGATTCGAAACTGTTATTCCACAAGTGGAAAACCTTAAAGTAAAccttgaaaaaattaaaagcaaaatacAGAAAGAAGCCTTACAGAAATGTGAAGCGATATCTGTAGATGAAGCCTGTTGGAATACGAACAAACCTGATAATTACGACAATAAAAAgagaaagaagaaaaa ATCTTTATCTGTGGTCCGATGGGAACGACGatgttcaaaattaaaagacgCTGGAATTAATACATTAAGACTTGCAGTGGTAACTCGTCAGAAG ATCAGAGCAGCAAGAGTGGAGCTTTCGATCGCAGCGCAGGCGTACGGTACTCGGGTTGATTCCGCGATAAGGAGACGTTTGCAcgccaatattataaagttacaaGATCTCGAATGGCAAAGACATGAG GCTGTTCGCGACTTAAAATCATTGGACATTGAATTGGAGACAACAGAAAGGAGTGTACTCAATACAATGGATCGACGGAAATTAGTTGAAGGTAGACTAAATGAAAGGAGACTACGACCTGTAGAGGAACAGACCGCAGATCAAGTGACCTATCAGCTACGTATGGAACAAGGAAAGCTTAAGAGATTTACTAACGAATTAAGAAACAATATTGATAGAATCGT ATCACTACAAAATCGGGTCAAAGATACGATAACGCACATCGACTGTTACGCAGAAGATATAATGCACGTGGTGAAATTAGACCGACAAAGGCTACAGGCTCGAAGTGATGAGGCAATCACAGAGTCTAATGTAACTATTATGCCAGAACCTTCTGAACCTGTACAAGAACCCCACCGGCAAATGGACTTCGCTTTAGAGCCTATTCAAGAAGAAGACGAAAGCTACCCAGTTCTAGATTTGTAG
- the LOC106712560 gene encoding uncharacterized protein LOC106712560 gives MKTNLLFGIIANSKTRVRCVFCGVYIPKANKCIDQHINGSKHKENIDLMSENGISFHNDADILYCKPCDIYLPEHESVTKHIETDSHANWGAAMQDLVEGEFIRLNDYLSSKSDNAFCEVCQSEILCLLPNIEEHVNTLSHRGNIAEKLKPLNGIFNCENDDEVWCKVCDGYLTNSVSYILEHIDEDSQHMEWFMEIEDLIEDQDISLEKYLSNEFEKSAYCKKCNVDVVCNVQSLEQHIHSESHINQLSVIELL, from the coding sequence atgaaaactaatttGCTTTTTGGAATAATCGCCAACTCGAAAACACGGGTGCGATGTGTTTTTTGTGGTGTCTACATACCCAAGGCGAACAAGTGTATCGATCAACATATAAATGGATCAAAACACAAGGAGAATATCGATTTGATGTCTGAAAATGGTATATCGTTTCACAATGACGCcgatattttgtattgtaaaccTTGCGATATTTATTTGCCCGAACATGAGTCTGTAACTAAACACATCGAAACAGACAGCCATGCGAACTGGGGAGCGGCAATGCAAGACCTTGTGGAAGGTGAATTCATCAGGCTGAATGATTACTTATCGTCCAAATCTGATAACGCATTTTGCGAAGTGTGCCAATCGGAAATTCTCTGTCTACTTCCAAATATTGAAGAACATGTTAATACTTTGAGTCACCGTGGCAATATAGCTGAGAAACTGAAGCCACTCAATGGAATATTTAACTGTGAAAATGATGATGAAGTTTGGTGCAAAGTGTGTGATGGGTACCTAACAAACTCGGTATCATATATTCTGGAACATATTGATGAAGACTCACAACATATGGAATGGTTTATGGAAATTGAAGATCTAATTGAAGACCAAGATATATCTCTAGAGAAATACTTATCAAATGAATTTGAAAAGTCAGCTtactgtaaaaaatgtaatgtcgATGTAGTTTGCAATGTCCAAAGTCTTGAACAGCACATTCACAGTGAATCACACATAAATCAATTAAGTGTGATTGAACTTTTGTAA
- the LOC106712562 gene encoding tetratricopeptide repeat protein 5 codes for MSVDSDEKVELENVKEIIDRLTDELRELYDFRNLFFENHPLELATEKNRLVEEKKKILLEKFEAIDVDTQIPFSMRAQFLYLKGRCYNISIAYDAKASQCLSKSVKLNPSLGAAWNELGECYWKNMNVKDAKASFEGALKHERNRLSLRCLSIILRQESGNRKRNEATALLLNSVEMAKEAVALDIKDGTSWMVLGNAYLCQFFTVSQDPATLKLCMSAYKQAWLDPVARGQPDLYYNKGIVLKYEEIYDEALQNFDHACRLDPRWEPPQSERTKLANYLKDTNEMVRTRGKLKTKRLTQLVQGMDKKMLGAYSPGTFHTFGSRRDVTLEQCRLDNLVEGVNEGKVVLGRVVGSIHNENAVPFTFAIVDESLTCVCVTVYNWADGRGAIIGDCVTIPEPKMITHKHESDLATYNFKSIRLNNPMLLLVNGKRVGRNQFACTRVTSTYELH; via the exons atgtctGTAGATTCGGATGAAAAAGTTGAGTTGGAAAATGTAAAAGAGATCATTGATCGTCTCACg gaTGAACTCAGAGAATTGTATGACTTTAGAAACCTATTTTTTGAAAACCATCCTCTTGAATTGGCAACTGAAAAAAACAGGTTGGTAGaagagaaaaagaaaatacttcTGGAAAAATTTGAAGCTATAGATG TTGACACACAAATCCCTTTTTCTATGCGCGCTCAGTTTCTCTATTTAAAAGGTCgatgttacaatatcagtatTGCGTATGACGCAAAAGCGTCACAATGTCTTAGCAAGTCGGTAAAATTGAACCCAAGCCTTGGAGCTGCCTGGAATGAATTGGGGGAATGTTATTGGAAAAACATGAATGTCAAAGATGCTAAAGCTAGCTTTGAAGGTGCACTAAAACAT GAACGCAATCGCCTTTCACTTCGTTGTCTTTCAATAATTCTACGACAAGAAAGTGGTAACAGAAAACGTAATGAAGCAACTGCTCTTTTATTAAACAGTGTTGAAATGGCTAAAGAGGCAGTAGCACTAGATATCAAAGATGGTACATCATGGATGGTACTGGGCAATGCATATCTATGCCAATTCTTTACAGTATCACAGGATCCCGCTACATTGAAATTATGTATGAGTGCTTATAAGCAAGCTTGGTTGGACCCAGTAGCAAGGGGGCAGCCCGAtctatattacaataaaggaatt gttttaaaatatgaggAGATATATGACGAGGCACTGCAGAACTTTGATCACGCGTGTCGGCTGGACCCACGTTGGGAACCGCCGCAATCCGAACGCACAAAACTGGCTAATTATTTGAAGGATACGAATGAAATGGTGCGCACGCGCGGTAAATTGAAGACTAAAAGATTAACACAATTGGTGCAG GGGATGGATAAAAAGATGCTAGGTGCATACAGTCCAGGTACTTTCCACACGTTCGGGTCTCGCCGTGACGTCACATTGGAGCAGTGCAGGTTGGATAACTTGGTTGAAGGTGTAAACGAAGGCAAGGTGGTGCTCGGCAGAGTAGTTGGATCTATTCACAATGAGAATGCTGTACCATT TACATTCGCGATAGTTGATGAGAGTTTAACTTGTGTTTGTGTGACCGTGTACAACTGGGCGGATGGTCGCGGCGCCATTATTGGTGATTGTGTCACTATACCTGAACCTAAAATGATTACGCACAAACATGAGTCTGATTTAGCG ACATACAATTTCAAATCAATAAGACTAAATAATCCAATGCTATTGTTAGTCAACGGAAAGAGGGTAGGCAGGAATCAATTCGCCTGCACTCGTGTAACCAGCACATACGAACTGCACTGA